The DNA window GCGACCCTGCATTAACCTAGCCTGAGGTCCACCTGAAAAAAATGTCAGGCTGCTGGTTGCTTCCCTTCTCTGCTGCAAAGAAAGTGACGTATCTTGTGATGCTTGATAAATAATAAAGCGCAGCGCCGAAAGATATATATTGTATAAAATCTTATCTCTACCATCATTTCTAAGAATATATCTCACATATGCACTATATTCACTGCTGTATTGGTATAGGCGACTATTCAAGTTTTGTATTGCGATACCAATAAAGTTCCTAAGCTCTACAAAATACACATAATCGTTTTTTGGGCTTGGGGGCGCCATAGTGCCCTTATGATCAAACTTATCTACTTCAACGCTAACAAGATAAAGGGTATTAGCGATTGCAGCGAGCTGACGTATAACCGACTGTGGTTCTTTTTCATTAAATCTATGAGTGGGAAACGGCCTTGGCTGTAAACGATTTATTCTGCCCAATGCCACTCTATAAAGATCGCTGTGCTCTTCAACGACGCCTAATAAGCTTGCTTTATCTAATCGTACCCTTGGGTGATAATCCGGATAGCTTCTGTGACTAACTAGGGGTGTGCTCTGTTCATTAATATACATATTTCTCCCTCAAAACGTATAGAAAATTAGCCTAGGGAAAGTCCAAGGCTCATACGACAAAGATCCAGTGTCACTACACAGTCTCGGGGCAATGTATGTTCTCTTGATTTACCACCTATTCAGAAAAAGTAGCCGTTTGTCCCTGAACTTCGCTCTTTTCCGCTTGGTGTGTCTGGCTTTCGATATAGCATCTAATTCCTTTCATGCACCAAACAGTATTTTATAATCCCAAAGTAGGGATACTGAAGAGCATATGAGTGTGATCTTCTGTCAGGTGTTCACTTTCTATATTTGCACCTTTCACTTACCAAAAGCGCGGAAATTTGAGCTTAAATCGTGTATAAACGTACTAAACATCGCTTTATGCCAAGATATTGCTACAGAGGAGTGGAGATTAAGATTTGAAATATTAATAACCGGATGTGATGAAGCGGGATAACAATCGTCATCACTTCGCTGATAGAAAAACGAGAAGGTCTTTTTCTCTTCTTGGTTCCAGAAGCAATAAACAAAACTAGTTCTATTACTACTGGCACCTAAATAATAAACATAACGTTAAGTATAGAAAGTTGGGCTTAACCCCTCAATTATGAAAACAATCTTATAATTAATGTAAGTGAGCCTCTATTCCTAGTTTAATCATCTGATATATTGAGATTTATTTCATTTTTAAAACGACAAATATTTTGAGGTTTTATGTCGTCGAATTCTCTTCTTTCATCTGCTGGAGCAAAGCAGCGCAACTTTGTGCGACGTTACATGCAAGACAAAGAGTCAATGCTTAAGTTACCGCGAGATCCAAATTCAATCATGTTCGGTTATTGGTGGTAAACATGATCAAATGGCTAATACATATTAGTTTTGTCATCGCGACGGTACTGGTTGTTAACGAGGTAGCATCTTTAGGCGACCCTGTTCAATTTATCGATTTAACCAGTCTGCTTATTGTCGTGGTACCAACTTTATTTGCTACGGCTGTAGGTTATCAAAAGTCACGTACCACAGCACTGAGTTGCGCTTTATTTACGGCCATTGTCAGTAGTATCTTGGGTGTGGTTATTGGCGTGATCCAAACTTTAGGCAATGCTTATTCTGATTCAGAGGCATTATTTGTAGGCTTGAGCGTTGCACTATTACCTCTATTTTATGGCCTTGTCATCGCGTTATTAGTTCTGCCTTTTCACTTGAGTTGTAAAAAGTAACTGCTACACCATATAAGCTAGTATCAACAATGCCACCTCTTTCTGGGTGGATATTTTGACTAGCAAAGAGCAAACTGACTCGATTGATTGCAAGGTGGAAAGTGCTGATTGTAACGGTTCTGGACAGGAACATGCCAGTGGTTTTACTAAATTAGCAATTCATGAATAACTTCAGGTATTGCAAACTTCTATTCAATTGGCCAAATTGACTCAGTCACTACACTGCTGTTCGCGGGAGCTATTGTCGATAATAGAGAGAGTCCATGTAACTGTTCTTGGGTATCTAAGAACAGTTAACTTCATTAAGCAAAATGTCGCTTAATGAAGTTTCCAGTCTGGCTGGAGCAGATCACTCTGCCCTGCGCCCTGTAATCAAGACATTCGCCCCTAATTGAGCAAGCTCTAACGCGGCAGCTTTACCTATTCCGTTGCTTCCGCCTGTAATGATGACAACTTTATTGTTCATGATAATCTTCGATTTTCGGTGATTAAGCTTCAGTAAGTGGACGAAGGAAGATTTGCTCGCGTAGAACTTGCCAACGTCCATCTTCAAATCGCAGTTCAATGTTGCAAAGCAATTTCATTTCTTCGCCATTCATTCCACTGTGCTTGCGACTTAATACACACACAGCTGAATCACCTAAAATGTGGTAATCATGCCATTCAGCCCATGTGTTTAGCTGGGTTTTTCCCTCTTCTGCTTGCTTAGCAAAGTGCGCCTTAAACTCAATTTTATTAAACGTTTGTACTGTGCTGTCAGGCATAATCAGCGTGGTATGAAAGTCTTCGTGATAGATAGTATCTAGCGCTTCGATATCAAAGTTAGTTGCGCGGTCAATTAGGTGATCCATTGCTTCACGAATTGCTTGTTTAGTATGAGTAGCTTTCATTATTTATCTCTTCTATTGCTTGTCTGGTTGATGCAGCAAATATTACTCCCGCTTGATTAGCTATAGAAGATAGCTAAAATGAACACCATCTATTCCTAAATCGAATGCATTATGGATCAAATTGGCGCGATGCGTGTGTTTCTACGCGTAATACAAACAGGCAGTTTCTCGGCAGCAGCAAGAGAACAAAATACTTCTCAGGCAACTGTCAGCAAAAAAATATCAGCTCTAGAGGATAAATTAGGTGTCAAGTTGATAACACGAACGAGCCGAGAGTTGTCTCTAACGCAAGCAGGTCATGAGTATTTCGGGCACTGTGTGAGTATTTTGCAGGAAATCGATGAGGTTGAAGCAAATGTGCGTTCACAAGTCAGTACACCGAAGGGAACACTGCGCATTGCTGCACCCGCCCCAATAGCGCGAATGTTATTAGCTCCGCTTATTGCTGAATTTCTAAATGAGTATCCTGAGATAGAGGTGGACTTGGTCATTGATGAGCGCCATATCGATCTGGTTGCGGAAGGCATTGATATCGCCATTCGTGCTAAGAAACTGGAAGATTCATCACTAATCGCAAGGCCTTTATTTCGTAACCCCTTACAATTGGTTGCCTCACCAGATTATCTGGCAAAGCATGATACTCCAACTAGGCCAAGCGATCTGAAATCTCACAACTGTATCGTTTACACTTTCAATCGCTCGTTAAACAATTGGCATTTTATCGAAGATAACCAAGAGGTTTCGATACCAGTTCATGGCTCTGTCCGCAGTAATAGTGGTGAAACCAATTTAGAAATGGCACTGGCTGGGCTAGGTATTACTCAACTGCCTATATGGATGATGGACCGTTATTTGGAAAGTGGCGAACTGGTTCAAGTATTGAATGATTTTTCGAGTGACACGGTTCCAATTAACGCGATTTATCCCCATAGCCGCCATATACCCTTGAAAATACGTTGCTTTGTAGATTTCATCCAAGAAAAGCTACGGGGTAAATACCCATAGTGTAGTGGCAGAGCTAATTCATATTCGAATGTACCTCAAGACACTAATATAGTCGTGTAACTTGCTCTACAGCTAGACGGTATATAGCTCATAATATGTAGTCACGATAACCAAATGCTTACTTCGGATAACTTGTCATAGGGTAGAAGTCTCGTTAACAAGATATGAATGAGTATTTACTCTGAATGATTTCGGGGCAATGGCGAGTCAGGCAAGTCTGACTGACTCTAAGATGGACAAAAGTTTGTCAGTGGCTCCCCTAAATTAGCAACTAATGGATAACTATGGGTATGGAAAGTAGTTAACTTTATGTCCAATATCAAAGGAGCAAGACGACAGAGCCATAGAAATGAAGCAAATTGAATATGTAACTTCTTTACCATTTTTTCGATTTAATCTGGTATAAATAGACCAATGTCAATTCCAAGTGATTGATCGTATGCATCAATTGAAAATCTGAAGGTTAAAGATGAATTTAAGCACAGCAAATGAAAACTTTAGGCAGTTGGTTGGACACAATGTTACATACTCTATTCCTCCGTTTCAGAGAGACTATTCGTGGACGGAAGAGAACTGGGAAGAGCTTTGGTTAGATATTATCGCTATGTATAGTGATGATGGCGAAGATGAGCATTATATGGGTTATCTCGTCTTACAAAGCGGAGACGATCAAAAAATCAGTTCAGTGATCGACGGTCAACAGCGTATCACTACAATTAGCATAATTGTGCTTTCTTCTTTGTTACACCTAGAAAAATTGATAGCTAAAGACATTGATGCTGAAAACAATCGGGAACGTGAGAAAGTACTCCGCAGTAGTTACATCGGCTATAAAGATCCAATTAGTCTGAGAGTTCGGTCGAAACTGACTCTTAATAATCAGAACAACAACTATTACCAATCTTATCTAGCAACTAATGCAAGTCATTTACCTGCTAGAAATTTAAAGCCCTCTGAACACCTTTTGAGAAAAGCTTATCTTTGGTATGTCAGTAAAATTGAAGCTAGATTTGGATTCGAACAAGATAGTGGAGAGAAGGTAACTGCATTTATCGACTCTCTTGTGGATAAACTTTTTTTTACAGTGATTAGCGTTACGAATGAACTAAATGCTTTTAAAGTGTTTGAAACACTGAATGCACGTGGCGTTAGACTTTCTTCAACTGATCTCTTAAAAAACTACATCTTTTCAGTTATTAGTGGAGAAGATACACATTTAGAAATAATCAAAGATTTAGAAGATAAATGGGAACGAATCACAGGACTGCTAAATAGTGAGAGCTTCCCCGAACTTTTAAGAGTCTTTTGGAATAGTAAAAATAAAATTGTACGTAAAAAGGATCTTTTCAAAACTATTAAAAAGTCAGTTGACTCGAACACCAAAGCATTTGCACTGTTGAATGATTTGGAATACAACGCAGAAATATATGCTGATCTAAGAGACCCTCAGAGTTCAACATGGAACTCAAGTGAAAGGGACTCGCTTAAGCAACTTAATCTATACAGTGTCAAACAACCTATGGCAATGTTGATGTCTGCATATCGTGCATTTTACAAAACCGAAAGGGACACTTTTACAAAAATACTTAATGCTATATCTGTGATTTCATTTAGATACAATATTATCTGCAACCTTCCTCCCCAAGATCAAGAAGGTTTGTATAGCTCTGTTGCTATAAAAATTGAAAATAAAGACCTGACAGATTTGCAATCTATCTTCAGTGAATTGAGAGAGATCTACCCAGATGATCAGCAATTTGTTTCTGCATTCAAGAACAAGCAGCTTAAAACGACAAACAGCAGAAACCAAAAAGTCGTGCAGTATATACTTAAGAAATTAGAGGAAAGCGTATCAGGTCAGTCTATTGATCTAGAAACGAAAGTTTTTAATATTGAGCATATACTCCCGCAAAATCCAAAAGAGAATTGGCCCAATTTTAGCGATGCTTTACACCTTCAATATGCGTATCGATTAGCAAATATGATTATATTAGAGGCTTCTATCAATCGAGAGATTGGAACAAAATGTTTTGAAGAGAAGTCTGAGGCCTTTAAAGGTAGCTCTGTATCACTGACTAAAGCAATACCAGAGCATTTCAATGAGTGGGGCCCCAACACGATCGACTCTAGACAAAATTATTTAGCTAAACAGGCTAAAAATATCTGGAAAATTCAAGGTATCTAATAGCTTTACCGCCTAGGCGTAAACATAGAATGTTTGTAGAACGCTGAGTGGAAGGTCGAATTATCCTCCCCCTCCCGTGATACAACACAGGGATTAGCAACGAACACTATTAGAAGAATGGATAACTTTTAGTAGGGCACAGGATGTGAATGATTAGAAGCACTAAATAGTAATGGGGCAAAAGCATTCTAGATCGGCACTATCAAGCGATTTGTATTTCTGAGCTTAGCGGTATTGCTGCCCCAATTAATGGGGCATACCTTATTAATCACAATAACTCACTTATTCGAGCGGCACGGGCTAGCCGTTTTTCCTAAGTACAAAGTATTGATAGGTGAAGTCTTTAGCAGCACTTTGCTCATATATTGAAATCTCTTTCTCGATATCTGCGATGGCTTGAGAATCCGGCATACTGGGTTTCAACCCTTCCATTCTTTGCTGGAGAGGCAGCCAGTAGTTTTTCCATGCTTCAACATCTAGTGAAAAATGCTCCACCACCTCATAGCCCTGCTGCTTAAAAAGCTTGAGCCGCTCAGGTATCGAGCTAATATCAGGGTAGTCTGCCAGCCAAAATTTCATGGCGTCTTCATCTGGGGTATCTGTCAGCCACACCAAATCACTCACCATCAACATACCTTTATCTTTTAGTAACGGTTTCCACTGCTTTAGAGCGTTTTCCATACCCATAATGTACACGCAGCTTTCGGCCCAAATAGCATCAAAGCTTTTCTCTTTAAATGGCAACTCCGTCATTGATGCACAAACTGGAGAGATCCGTTGCGCAAGATTTAAACTTTGTATTCTTTGATGAAGATGTTCAATGGCCATAGGTTCGTTATCGACGGCCGTAATATGCGCTGTACTATTCTCGGCAAGAAGTATGGTCGATAGCCCCTTACCAAAGCCTATTTCAAGCACTTGGGATATTGACTCTGGCGATATCAAAGTCAGGGCTTTTAAAGAATCCTGTGTGCTACCTGGGCCCCATCGCTCTAATGTTTCAAACACCGTCATAAAATCTTGCATATAAGTATCGTGTTGGTTCATATCTTTTGATAACCATTTTAATCTGAGGGCTTCTTTCTCACTGTAGCCCTGTACATGTAACCAATTGAGATAAGCGTTAGGCGCATTTTTACCGAGAGATTGATGTAACTCTCTTTGTGAACCTTTACCAAGCAATGCCATCAGTAACTCACGAGCATGCTGCTTTTTCTCAATCTCCTCATTGAGCTGATTTAATCGACTCTCCAACAAGCTTTTATCCAACTTCGCTTGCAAACATTCTTGACACTCTTTGAGTGAGAGGCCTGCAGTTTGCAGCTGCTGAATAAGAATCAATCGCTGAAGATCACCTTCACTGTAATAACGGTATCCATTATCAAGGCGCTGCCCCGTCACTAACCCCAGTCTTTCGTAATAAAGCAAAGTGGTGCGAGATACCCCCACCTTTGCTGCCAGTTCTGATATTAGATACATGTAAAATACAACCCAATTGTGTTTAATCTAGAGAGAGTATGAAGTGTAAAGCGGTAGACAGGTCAAGTAGATTAGCGGAATTTTTGATGTTGGTTAAGGTAAAGGCGACGAAGTACAAGACCTCTCCTATAAGGTCAATACTTAACCCTATCCATTGATTACAAGTTAAGCTCATTTGGTCCAGTATAGTAAGACTATATGAGCTTAACTTTGGAGGTTTACAGTGGATACCCTGCCCTAAATCGTCTGATATGATGAGATTAAAGCCTCTTCAACACCCTGACTTTGGCTATCCATAAGAGATTGCAACAAGGTGATTTCTTCAACCGTAGCACCTCTCAAAGGACGGCGAGGCAGGCCAGCAGCGATACCTTTTAGCACCAATCCTGCTTTTATGGCTTTAGGTATGCCACCAGAGACAATAAAGTTCAACATGGGGAGCTGCTGATAAAAGATCTCTCTTGCCTCATCAAGCTGACCTGCAGCAACACTTTGGTAAAGTGCTTTGGGCTTTTTACCAATCAGGTTAGGAGCAGCGGTACACCAGCCTGATGCACCTGCACAAAGAGCCTCCAAGGCCAGAGGGTTACTGCCATTAAAGAAAGGTAGCTTGCCAGAGCTCAGAGCATACAACTTGTGCATCCGCTGAATATCTCCGCTGCTCTCTTTCACCATGGTGACATTGTCTATTTCATTAAACATCTGAACTAACAATTCAGGAGACATATCAATGCCGCTGGTTGCGGGATTATTGTATACCATAATAGGAAGGCTGATAGATTCAGATATCTCTTGGTAATAATTAAAAATTTCTTTTTGCGTCAACTTCCAATATGAAACGGGGATGATCATCACGGCATCGGCGCCGATTGACTGCGCATACCTTGCTTTGCTGATCGCCTGTAGGGTAGTTAATTCTGAAATGCCCACAATTACTGGCACT is part of the Vibrio aquimaris genome and encodes:
- a CDS encoding MotA/TolQ/ExbB proton channel family protein; protein product: MIKWLIHISFVIATVLVVNEVASLGDPVQFIDLTSLLIVVVPTLFATAVGYQKSRTTALSCALFTAIVSSILGVVIGVIQTLGNAYSDSEALFVGLSVALLPLFYGLVIALLVLPFHLSCKK
- a CDS encoding DUF262 domain-containing protein, producing MNLSTANENFRQLVGHNVTYSIPPFQRDYSWTEENWEELWLDIIAMYSDDGEDEHYMGYLVLQSGDDQKISSVIDGQQRITTISIIVLSSLLHLEKLIAKDIDAENNREREKVLRSSYIGYKDPISLRVRSKLTLNNQNNNYYQSYLATNASHLPARNLKPSEHLLRKAYLWYVSKIEARFGFEQDSGEKVTAFIDSLVDKLFFTVISVTNELNAFKVFETLNARGVRLSSTDLLKNYIFSVISGEDTHLEIIKDLEDKWERITGLLNSESFPELLRVFWNSKNKIVRKKDLFKTIKKSVDSNTKAFALLNDLEYNAEIYADLRDPQSSTWNSSERDSLKQLNLYSVKQPMAMLMSAYRAFYKTERDTFTKILNAISVISFRYNIICNLPPQDQEGLYSSVAIKIENKDLTDLQSIFSELREIYPDDQQFVSAFKNKQLKTTNSRNQKVVQYILKKLEESVSGQSIDLETKVFNIEHILPQNPKENWPNFSDALHLQYAYRLANMIILEASINREIGTKCFEEKSEAFKGSSVSLTKAIPEHFNEWGPNTIDSRQNYLAKQAKNIWKIQGI
- a CDS encoding nuclear transport factor 2 family protein, which encodes MKATHTKQAIREAMDHLIDRATNFDIEALDTIYHEDFHTTLIMPDSTVQTFNKIEFKAHFAKQAEEGKTQLNTWAEWHDYHILGDSAVCVLSRKHSGMNGEEMKLLCNIELRFEDGRWQVLREQIFLRPLTEA
- a CDS encoding LysR family transcriptional regulator — encoded protein: MDQIGAMRVFLRVIQTGSFSAAAREQNTSQATVSKKISALEDKLGVKLITRTSRELSLTQAGHEYFGHCVSILQEIDEVEANVRSQVSTPKGTLRIAAPAPIARMLLAPLIAEFLNEYPEIEVDLVIDERHIDLVAEGIDIAIRAKKLEDSSLIARPLFRNPLQLVASPDYLAKHDTPTRPSDLKSHNCIVYTFNRSLNNWHFIEDNQEVSIPVHGSVRSNSGETNLEMALAGLGITQLPIWMMDRYLESGELVQVLNDFSSDTVPINAIYPHSRHIPLKIRCFVDFIQEKLRGKYP
- a CDS encoding dihydrodipicolinate synthase family protein, which translates into the protein MKLSGIISYPITPFSADERSINFDVLGETLERLLQNGSDAIAPLGSTGESAYLSLEEWRQVADFTVKTVSGRVPVIVGISELTTLQAISKARYAQSIGADAVMIIPVSYWKLTQKEIFNYYQEISESISLPIMVYNNPATSGIDMSPELLVQMFNEIDNVTMVKESSGDIQRMHKLYALSSGKLPFFNGSNPLALEALCAGASGWCTAAPNLIGKKPKALYQSVAAGQLDEAREIFYQQLPMLNFIVSGGIPKAIKAGLVLKGIAAGLPRRPLRGATVEEITLLQSLMDSQSQGVEEALISSYQTI
- a CDS encoding MerR family transcriptional regulator, giving the protein MYLISELAAKVGVSRTTLLYYERLGLVTGQRLDNGYRYYSEGDLQRLILIQQLQTAGLSLKECQECLQAKLDKSLLESRLNQLNEEIEKKQHARELLMALLGKGSQRELHQSLGKNAPNAYLNWLHVQGYSEKEALRLKWLSKDMNQHDTYMQDFMTVFETLERWGPGSTQDSLKALTLISPESISQVLEIGFGKGLSTILLAENSTAHITAVDNEPMAIEHLHQRIQSLNLAQRISPVCASMTELPFKEKSFDAIWAESCVYIMGMENALKQWKPLLKDKGMLMVSDLVWLTDTPDEDAMKFWLADYPDISSIPERLKLFKQQGYEVVEHFSLDVEAWKNYWLPLQQRMEGLKPSMPDSQAIADIEKEISIYEQSAAKDFTYQYFVLRKNG